Part of the Geitlerinema sp. PCC 9228 genome is shown below.
GGGCAGCAAAGCCCCAATTTTGAGCCCTTCGCTGCCGTTTTGGGCGGTGGTTTCGGTGCCTGGTTGGCCTTCGCCGCCGTTTTGGGCTGTGTTACCACAGGCTGCCAGCAATCCCCCAGCTAAGACGGCAGTGGTGACGGCTATGAATTTGCGGGTAGGTTTTTGGGAAGTTCCCATGGTTTTGATCTCCTGAAGTCAATCTGGTTGGCTGCAGGGACGAGGTGACCTCGCCCCATTTCAACTTAGAAGCTTTGACTTCTTAGTCTAGGAGATTCTGTTGTCTATATTACATATCGAGGAAATTTTGATTTACGATTCGTCGCCGGCATGGTAGGAACTGCGTACCAAAGGACCGGAACGAACGTGGGAAAAGCCCATTTCTCGGGCAATTGCACCCAAACGCTCGAACGCTTCTGGCGTCCAGTATTCTTTGACGGGAAGGTGCTCGAGGGAGGGACGCATGTATTGACCGATGGTAATGCGATCGCAATCGACTGCCCTTAAGTCGCGCATCGCTTCAATGACTTCGTCTTCGGTTTCCCCATGACCCAGCATCAACCCAGATTTGGTGGGAATGGAGGGGTCGAATTCTTTGACCAATCGCAATACTTCTAAGGAACGGTCGTACCTCGCCCCCCGCCGTACCGGACCTTGCAGGCGAGAAACGGTTTCAATGTTGTGGTTGAAGCATGCTGGCTGGGCTTTGGTAACGGTTTCTACCCGCTGCCGTTGCAGTTGGGCGGGAGTGTGGGTAGCGGTTTTGCCACCCCAAAAGTCGGGGGTGAGAACTTCAATGCCGGTTTGTGGGTGGCGCTGGCGAATGGCTGCCATGGTGTTGACGAAAACGCTGGCACCCCCGTCTGCTAGGTCGTCCCGGGCTACGGAGGTGAGCACAACGTATTTCAAGCCCAAGCTTTCCACCGCTTCTGCCACTTTGCGCGGTTCCTCGGGATCGAGGGGCATGGGGGCATGTCCTTTGTCTACTTGACAAAATGCACAAGATCTGGTACAGGTGGCACCCATTAGCAAAAAGGTAGCGGTCTTGCGAGCGTAGCATTCGCCGCGATTGGGACAACGACCTTCCTCGCAAATGGTATGAATGCCTTTTCGTTTGATAACTTGCTGTACGGTGGAAATGTCGCTGGCATTGCCCACGGGTCGGCGCAACCAGTCAGGCATGGCCGCGATTTCTTGACGTAACTGTTCTCGTCGAGAAGCAGAATTGGTACTAGGAGACATAAAATAGCAACAAACTTTCACTATCTACACGATGGATTGGCTGTGGCGATCGCCGCAACCATCCCAAGCTTTTCTAAGATAGCATTGACAGTTGGTGGGCTGATGGGGAGTATGGGTGCGTGGGTGCTACCGTTCGCTTGTCACCGACCAAACCAGGGGCGGCGCGATCGCCATGCCCTTGCGATTGTGGTTAAGAATACGTTAATCCCCTATCGAACGTACGATCCAGAAACTCTGGTTCTTTCTATTTCCTCACCCCTCGTACATTTGTCCATTTTTCATTTTGAATTTTCCAACGCTATTAGATGCTTCTCTCCCCAATACTCCCAGGCACCCATCCTCGGTACACCCCAATGCTCCCACGCCCCTGATACACTAGGGAGAGAATATTCGCAAGCACCCTTAGCTAGCAGCCCATTGCCGCTAGCCAACCAAAGCAGTTAGTGCCATTGGGGGTCGTTTTCCCTGTCTGTTGCCAACATACATAGGGAACTGCTTTGCCAGCTCAAATGATTTCACGTTCGCTATTTAAAAACCAGCAGAGGAGTCAGCCGTGGCAGCGCACAAAATTCTTGTTATCGATGACAGCCGCGTCATCCAAAAAATGGTCAAAGAGATGCTCCCACCGGGGAACTTTGAGGTGCTACAAGCTAAAGATGGCGAAGAAGGATTGCGATTGATTCGCGAAGGCCACCCCAATTTAATTATGCTGGATTTCTTGCTCCCCAAGGTCAATGGTTGGGAAGTGTACCAGCAAATTCAAGCCGATCCTCATTTGCGCAGCATTCCTTTAGTGTTGATGTCGGGGCGTAAGGAAGAGGTGGTGGAAAAAATTCCCGAACCTTTTGAGTATTTTGAATTTATTGAAAAACCCTTCGAGAAAAAAGCCCTGATTAACGCCATCAAATCGGCGATGGCAAAGGCGAAAAAACGCCCGGCAGCCAAACAACCAGCCCAGAAACAAGCAGAAGCCCCTGCCCCCGCCCCGGCAGCCAGCGCTCAAGGCAGCGACCAGCAAGTACAAGAACTGCAACAAAAAGTCGCCAAATTGGAAAAAGAAGTGGCTACTTTGAAAAAACAATTGTCCCAAATGATGACGTTTATCAAACAAAAACTAAAATAGAAACCGGTTAAACGCTGGTTTTCTAAGACGCTGAGAAATTGACAATATGGAGATAGATTCTACTTTTGTCGATCGCTTGCGTGGTAGAAGCGATCGCCTGTTCGATTTGCTGGCAAACTTTCACCAACCCCGCATTTTGGTGGTGGGTGATTTAACGCTGGATGAGTTTCTCACCGGTCAGGTGGAACGTCTCTCCCGGGAAGCCCCGGTATTGATCGTACGCCACGAAACTACCCAGCAAGTGCCCGGCGGCGGTGCCAATGCGGTGTACAATCTAGCCCAACTGGGCGCCCAGGTGAAAGTGGCGGGCTTGGTGGGGCAAGACCAACAGGGGGAAGCCCTAAAACGGATTTTTACCGAAGCCGGGGTGGATGTAAGCGGCATGTTTCC
Proteins encoded:
- the lipA gene encoding lipoyl synthase — encoded protein: MSPSTNSASRREQLRQEIAAMPDWLRRPVGNASDISTVQQVIKRKGIHTICEEGRCPNRGECYARKTATFLLMGATCTRSCAFCQVDKGHAPMPLDPEEPRKVAEAVESLGLKYVVLTSVARDDLADGGASVFVNTMAAIRQRHPQTGIEVLTPDFWGGKTATHTPAQLQRQRVETVTKAQPACFNHNIETVSRLQGPVRRGARYDRSLEVLRLVKEFDPSIPTKSGLMLGHGETEDEVIEAMRDLRAVDCDRITIGQYMRPSLEHLPVKEYWTPEAFERLGAIAREMGFSHVRSGPLVRSSYHAGDES
- a CDS encoding response regulator, with product MAAHKILVIDDSRVIQKMVKEMLPPGNFEVLQAKDGEEGLRLIREGHPNLIMLDFLLPKVNGWEVYQQIQADPHLRSIPLVLMSGRKEEVVEKIPEPFEYFEFIEKPFEKKALINAIKSAMAKAKKRPAAKQPAQKQAEAPAPAPAASAQGSDQQVQELQQKVAKLEKEVATLKKQLSQMMTFIKQKLK